The following proteins are co-located in the Apis mellifera strain DH4 linkage group LG11, Amel_HAv3.1, whole genome shotgun sequence genome:
- the LOC100576557 gene encoding uncharacterized protein LOC100576557, with protein sequence MEDEISCDDPQFMTMLETCLLMEIETCKNTFSELVRQIKDFKIKVKMQLQTRKELKENTKNTQENILILSNSLSKYVGNNDFYGNISITLYNFIIFENIFNRERNYMIEISNKIELMKLNLDNDYKIMKVNCEFYENIYNDYEKVWESYHAKYEEFPLAKDRREAKIKMEKVQIDQMVLEYKVKEFEKILKQKQRIAWLRMRAKIVLLARAVLNYTKLVETLKDLDRNIEKRKEELNTIETEVAMRLKKQEEEKRDRALKLLEMPPPKINFSHMRTIYGPRPGIGFPDGWKRNYENSIDTLSVDTLMLEEMCLTEENSMQPPSNIEAQKDQNLSYEEPVDSRNSPLDQEAENEDAASEMDGNIGSEPIDDAVEGEMEEQRMGQELEHVDQSSGLSKDKQTDQCCKDLEKDEPVAKKMKLISHSAGKLVASPMKGIPLERTKSCSVEPPPRPRISRIETFHYTVPIKKIEKFPREIQIPLVNQSPGSMITKESSVRNQNNPNPSSMFTPGHYDYSDNSEISFCIDENMAELKADQISLYGGSVRNFCECPNLSPINENINLEGNENVPSTSNTRNFSQFEKKFDFSNILKGSSSGRNLF encoded by the exons ATGGAAGATGAAATCAGTTGTGACGATCCACAATTTATGACAATGTTGGAAACCTGTCTACTCATGGAGATCGAGACATGCAAGAATACGTTTTCTg AACTTGTAAGGCAGATAAAagactttaaaattaaagtgaaGATGCAATTGCAAACGAggaaagaattgaaagaaaacacAAAGAATACccaagaaaatattctaattttaagtaACTCTCTGAGCAAGTATGTAGGAAATAATGACTTTTACGGAAATATATCAATCACATTATACAATTTcatcatatttgaaaatatctttaacaGAGAAAGGAATtatatgattgaaatttcaaataaaatcgaGTTAATGAAGCTTAATTTGGAcaacgattataaaattatgaaagtgaattgtgaattttatgaaaatatatacaacgaCTACGAAAAAGTGTGGGAATCGTATCAC GCAAAATATGAAGAGTTCCCCTTGGCCAAGGACAGAAGAGaggcgaaaataaaaatggaaaaggtTCAAATCGACCAGATGGTCCTGGAATACAAAGTTAAAGAATTCGAGAAGATTTTGAAGCAAAAGCAACGGATCGCTTGGCTCAGAATGCGCGCAAAAATCGTTCTACTTGCGCGTgcagttttaaattatactaaatTAGTCGAAACGTTGAAAGATCTTGatagaaatatcgagaaacgCAAGGAGGAGTTGAACACGATCGAAACGGAG gTAGCCATGCGATTGAAGAAacaagaggaagagaagagggaTCGAGCGTTGAAACTGCTGGAAATGCCACCGCCAAAGATTAATTTCTCCCACATGCGCACGATTTACGGTCCTAGGCCGGGAATCGGCTTCCCAGACGgttggaaaagaaattatgagaATTCCATAG ATACTTTATCGGTGGACACCCTGATGTTGGAAGAAATGTGTTTAACTGAAGAAAATTCCATGCAACCACCATCCAATATTGAAGCCCAAAAAGATCAGAATCTTTCTTATGAGGAGCCGGTCGATTCAAGAAATTCTCCACTGGACCAAGAAGCGGAGAACGAAGATGCGGCCAGCGAAATGGATGGAAATATAGGGTCAGAGCCGATCGATGATGCAGTCGAGGGGGAAATGGAAGAACAACGAATGGGCCAGGAACTGGAGCACGTAGACCAGTCGTCTGGTCTTTCCAAAGATAAGCAAACGGACCAATGTTGCAAAGATCTTGAAAAGGATGAACCGGTGGCAAAGAAAATGAAGTTGATTTCTCACAGCGCAGGGAAACTCGTGGCATCGCCGATGAAGGGTATTCCATTAGAGAGGACGAAGAGCTGTTCGGTCGAACCACCTCCACGTCCAAGAATCTCGAGAATCGAGACGTTTCATTACACTGtgccgattaaaaaaattgaaaaat tcccaagagaaattcaaattccatTGGTGAATCAATCTCCTGGATCAATGATAACGAAGGAGTCTTCTGTACGGAACCAGAATAATCCTAATCCTTCCAGTATGTTCACTCCTGGTCACTATGATTATTCTGATAACAGTGAAATAAGTTTCTGTATCGATGAGAACATGGCCGAATTGAAAG cTGATCAAATATCGCTGTACGGTGGAtctgttcgaaatttttgcgAGTGTCCCAATTTATCACctatcaatgaaaatataaatctggAGGGGAACGAAAACGTTCCATCGACTAGCAACACTCGTAATTTTTCAC aatttgagaaaaaattcgaCTTCAGTAATATTCTGAAAGGCAGTTCCAGCGGAAGAAATCTCTTCTAA